In Acidobacteriota bacterium, the genomic window GAATCGAAGTAGTAGCGGCTCTTTTTCCCCGAGACGAGGGTGAAATCGCCGAACATCAACGAGTGCTTTTGTAGCAATTCTCTCAGTCGCGCCCGGTTCTCCCGGGAATCCACCTGGGACACGTTCTCTCCCCTTTAGACTCAACGCTTTTAAAATCAACTAGTTAGCGAGACATCGGCGATCGGGTCGTCAACACCTTGCCGGACAGCAATCCATCTATGCACGAATTCTCACAAATCCCTTGATCCCATGGCCACTCTCTTCTATGTTTGGCTTGGCGTCCAGCCGGAAAACCCTTATTTCCGTTAGGGTCGTGGAGAAAAATATGATGAAGGGTACCCCCGTTTCCCGTTCTCTCGCCGTCCTGGTCGCCCTGGCGCTGACCGTGTTCGGCCTTCCCGTCTTCGCCGAGGACGGTGTCAGCCTCACCGGATCCGTGCTGGAGTCCAACTCGAAGACCCCCATCGGCCGGGCGACGGTCCATGTCGGCGACCCGGTCACCGGTGAGGTCTACTCATCGACCGTCACGGCAGACGATGGCTCTTTTAGCATCGATCCCGTTCCGGCCGCGACCTATCAGATCGCCGTCCAGCGGAACAACCGATTGTACGTCGTTGACACCCCGCTCGAGCTGGCTCCCGGGGAGACCCGTAGTGCCACACTGATGGTCGACGAGGAGATCGCCCCTGATCCCGGTACGGCGGCGGCGGCCTCGTCCGGCGGAATCTGGAGCAACCCGATGTTCGCCTCCCTGCTCGTGATCGGTGGCGCCTTCGTCCTCGGC contains:
- a CDS encoding carboxypeptidase-like regulatory domain-containing protein: MMKGTPVSRSLAVLVALALTVFGLPVFAEDGVSLTGSVLESNSKTPIGRATVHVGDPVTGEVYSSTVTADDGSFSIDPVPAATYQIAVQRNNRLYVVDTPLELAPGETRSATLMVDEEIAPDPGTAAAASSGGIWSNPMFASLLVIGGAFVLGIAIDSVVDDDDPNTVTSPS